From Yersinia hibernica, a single genomic window includes:
- a CDS encoding TIM barrel protein translates to MSITQDRFCINRKIAPNLNIESFFRLVKKCGLNKVELRNDMPGGQITDGLSTAQLNTLADEYEIEVITINALQYFNLPEHGSFLLKEAESMLKQAKAIRCHGVILCPNCNANDRRSTEQKEQDTLDALILLAPLFKKYQVTGLVEPLGFNISSLRSHLLAQSIIRKSAAPYKMVLDTFHYYLSDIAQAEFDAHIDVNIIGLVHISGVEERRLKSTLTDEDRIMLSEQDKLNSKQQVANLERLGYQGIYAFEPFSSQLNTWSEADIEREIRQSIAYLQH, encoded by the coding sequence ATGTCTATTACACAAGATCGTTTCTGTATTAATCGCAAAATTGCCCCTAATTTAAATATCGAAAGCTTTTTCCGCCTGGTGAAGAAATGTGGGTTAAATAAGGTTGAATTACGCAATGATATGCCCGGCGGGCAAATCACGGATGGGTTGAGCACAGCACAGCTCAATACACTGGCCGATGAATATGAAATTGAAGTTATAACTATCAATGCATTGCAATACTTCAATCTGCCAGAACATGGTTCTTTTCTGCTGAAAGAGGCAGAAAGTATGCTCAAGCAAGCCAAAGCCATTCGCTGCCACGGAGTCATTTTATGCCCCAACTGTAACGCCAATGACCGACGTTCAACTGAGCAAAAAGAACAAGACACACTGGATGCTTTAATACTGCTAGCCCCACTATTTAAAAAATACCAAGTGACCGGGCTAGTGGAACCTTTAGGCTTTAACATCAGTTCATTACGTTCTCATCTGCTAGCCCAATCTATTATCCGCAAGTCGGCAGCTCCATACAAAATGGTATTGGATACTTTCCACTACTACCTGAGCGATATCGCCCAGGCCGAGTTCGATGCACATATTGACGTCAATATCATTGGGCTGGTGCATATTTCTGGTGTCGAAGAGAGACGGTTGAAATCCACCCTGACAGATGAAGATCGTATTATGCTGAGTGAACAGGACAAGCTGAACAGTAAACAGCAAGTCGCTAATCTTGAGCGCTTGGGCTATCAGGGAATATATGCTTTTGAACCGTTTTCATCACAACTGAATACCTGGTCGGAAGCTGATATTGAAAGGGAGATTCGCCAAAGTATTGCGTATTTACAACACTAA
- a CDS encoding sugar porter family MFS transporter — MAYQQKRNTGYVLRICGIAALGGILFGYDTAVISGAIDSLKSYFNLSPAETGWAVSNVVIGCIIGAFISGPIAGRWGRKKALILAAALFTISAIGAALATTFTAFVIYRIIGGLAVGLASTVSPMYMSEVSPKNMRGRALSMQQFAIVFGQIVIFYVNYKIASQATELWLIEYGWRWMIGSAVIPCAMFCIFVFFIPESPRWNVMVGRDEQALAMLTKVSNAKHAQNVLNEIKVSLAKDRQQHKSRLNYGDYRVRFIIFVGCMLAMLQQVTGVNVMMYYAPVVLKVVTGNMQEALFQTIWLGVLQLVGSIIGAILMDRMGRLPLMRFGTIGTILGLLITSFALYNQSTGYLALFGMLFFMIFYALSWGVGTWVLISEIFPNRMRAQGMSIAVGCMWVANFAVSQSFPMMNEQPYLSSQFHGAFPMWIFALCCLFSYWFICRFVPETKGVALEHMEEAMLAKRAKHSVSAVASTTSYGNK; from the coding sequence ATGGCATATCAACAGAAAAGGAATACCGGCTATGTGTTGCGGATCTGCGGCATTGCCGCTCTCGGTGGCATTTTATTCGGCTACGACACCGCAGTTATCTCAGGTGCGATAGATTCACTGAAAAGCTACTTTAATCTTAGCCCTGCGGAAACCGGCTGGGCAGTATCTAATGTCGTTATCGGTTGTATTATCGGCGCATTTATCTCCGGCCCCATTGCAGGCAGATGGGGGCGTAAAAAAGCCCTGATACTGGCTGCCGCTCTATTTACCATCTCCGCTATTGGAGCGGCGCTGGCAACAACTTTTACCGCATTTGTCATTTATCGCATTATCGGCGGCTTGGCCGTCGGGCTAGCGTCAACCGTTTCTCCGATGTATATGTCTGAAGTTTCACCCAAAAATATGCGCGGGCGCGCACTAAGTATGCAGCAGTTTGCCATTGTATTTGGGCAGATAGTGATTTTTTACGTTAACTATAAAATAGCCAGCCAAGCCACCGAACTGTGGTTGATTGAATATGGTTGGCGCTGGATGATAGGCTCCGCCGTTATCCCTTGTGCAATGTTCTGTATCTTTGTGTTCTTTATTCCGGAGTCCCCACGTTGGAATGTTATGGTAGGCCGGGATGAGCAAGCATTAGCCATGCTCACTAAGGTATCCAATGCTAAGCACGCCCAAAATGTACTGAACGAAATAAAAGTATCACTCGCGAAAGATAGGCAACAACATAAAAGCCGATTGAACTACGGTGATTACAGAGTGCGTTTCATTATTTTTGTCGGCTGTATGCTGGCAATGCTGCAACAAGTCACTGGCGTTAACGTCATGATGTATTACGCTCCCGTCGTACTAAAAGTTGTCACCGGTAATATGCAAGAAGCACTTTTCCAGACTATCTGGCTTGGTGTGCTGCAATTGGTCGGTTCCATTATAGGTGCGATATTGATGGATCGTATGGGGCGCTTACCGCTGATGCGCTTTGGTACTATTGGCACTATCCTCGGGTTACTGATTACCTCTTTTGCCCTTTACAACCAATCGACTGGCTATCTGGCACTGTTCGGCATGCTGTTCTTTATGATTTTCTACGCACTATCATGGGGGGTCGGGACTTGGGTACTTATTTCTGAAATATTCCCCAACCGTATGCGCGCACAAGGTATGAGTATTGCGGTCGGTTGCATGTGGGTAGCCAATTTTGCTGTCTCACAAAGCTTCCCGATGATGAATGAACAACCTTACCTTTCATCTCAGTTCCACGGGGCCTTCCCAATGTGGATTTTTGCTCTCTGTTGCTTGTTCAGCTATTGGTTTATCTGTCGTTTTGTACCTGAAACTAAAGGTGTGGCATTGGAGCACATGGAAGAAGCCATGCTGGCCAAAAGAGCCAAACACTCGGTATCAGCAGTTGCATCGACGACTTCCTACGGGAATAAGTAA
- a CDS encoding CoA-acylating methylmalonate-semialdehyde dehydrogenase, giving the protein MKIVSNFIGGKSSLSSSNQTADIHNPATGTVENQVTQSTAEEVHQAIGVAHQAFSHWSQTTPLRRARIMFNFKTLIEQHRDELAELIVREHGKVYSDALGEITRGLEVVEFACGIPHLLKGEYSADVGTGVDCFSMMQPLGVVAGITPFNFPAMVPMWMFPIALTCGNTFILKPPALDPSASVRLAELLTEAGLPDGVFNVIHCSNESAAQLCTDPRIQAVSFVGSSTVAEHIYTTASAHGKRVQAFGAAKNQAIIMPDADLDATVNALMGGAFGSAGERCMALPIAVVVGESTADKLIEKLKPLITHLRVGPGIKQGGEENEMGPLISAVHQKKVLDYIDQGVKEGATLVTDGRDYKVAGYEQGYYVGGTLFDHVTPDMKIYREEIFGPVLGIVRVPDYQTAINTVNSHEFGNGSAIFTSNGHYARQFVHEVQAGMVGVNVPVPVPMAFHSFGGWKRSVFGALNVHGTDGVRFYTRMKTTTARWPTGQQTVSEYSMPTLG; this is encoded by the coding sequence ATGAAAATCGTGAGTAACTTTATCGGTGGGAAGAGTTCTCTGAGCTCTAGCAATCAGACTGCCGATATTCATAATCCAGCTACCGGTACAGTGGAAAACCAAGTTACGCAAAGTACCGCTGAAGAAGTTCATCAGGCTATCGGTGTTGCTCATCAGGCATTTTCTCATTGGTCACAAACGACTCCTCTGCGCCGCGCTCGCATTATGTTCAACTTTAAAACATTGATTGAGCAGCATCGTGATGAACTGGCGGAGCTGATTGTCCGTGAGCACGGCAAAGTCTATTCCGATGCGCTAGGTGAAATTACTCGCGGCCTGGAAGTTGTTGAATTCGCCTGTGGTATTCCGCATCTATTGAAAGGCGAATATTCCGCAGATGTAGGTACCGGAGTTGATTGCTTCTCAATGATGCAACCTTTAGGGGTAGTTGCCGGGATAACACCATTTAACTTTCCAGCGATGGTGCCAATGTGGATGTTCCCTATAGCATTAACGTGCGGAAATACTTTTATTCTGAAACCGCCAGCTCTGGACCCTTCTGCATCGGTTCGGTTGGCAGAGTTGTTGACGGAAGCGGGCTTACCTGATGGCGTATTCAATGTTATTCACTGTTCAAATGAAAGTGCCGCACAACTCTGTACAGACCCACGAATTCAAGCAGTAAGCTTTGTCGGCTCCTCTACTGTTGCCGAGCATATTTACACCACGGCCAGTGCACACGGTAAACGCGTACAAGCCTTTGGTGCGGCGAAAAACCAAGCGATTATCATGCCTGATGCTGATTTGGACGCGACAGTTAATGCCTTGATGGGCGGGGCATTTGGGTCAGCTGGTGAACGTTGTATGGCATTGCCTATTGCTGTTGTCGTCGGGGAAAGTACGGCAGATAAGTTAATTGAGAAGTTAAAACCACTCATTACCCACTTGCGTGTTGGCCCCGGTATAAAGCAAGGCGGGGAAGAAAATGAAATGGGGCCGTTAATATCTGCAGTCCACCAGAAAAAAGTCCTTGATTACATTGATCAAGGTGTTAAAGAGGGGGCGACGTTAGTCACAGATGGTCGCGATTATAAGGTGGCTGGCTATGAACAAGGATACTATGTCGGCGGCACATTATTTGACCATGTCACCCCGGACATGAAGATTTATCGGGAAGAAATATTTGGCCCAGTATTAGGCATCGTCAGAGTTCCTGATTATCAAACGGCAATTAATACGGTGAATAGCCATGAGTTTGGCAATGGGAGCGCTATTTTCACCAGTAATGGCCACTATGCACGGCAGTTTGTACATGAAGTCCAGGCAGGGATGGTCGGTGTGAATGTACCGGTTCCAGTACCAATGGCATTTCACAGTTTTGGTGGTTGGAAACGCTCTGTATTTGGGGCATTAAATGTCCATGGTACTGATGGTGTACGTTTTTACACGCGCATGAAAACAACTACCGCCCGTTGGCCGACAGGTCAGCAGACTGTTTCAGAATACAGTATGCCAACACTGGGCTAA
- the cobO gene encoding cob(I)yrinic acid a,c-diamide adenosyltransferase: MSEERYQQRQQRLKDHVAARVADATQAGGIIMVFTGNGKGKTTAAFGTATRAVGHGMRVGALQFIKGAWENGERNLLECNGVEFHIMATGFTWDTQDKIADTLAAKEVWQQGCRMLSDPSYELVVLDELTYMVTYGYLALDEVITALTNRPNNQSVIITGRACHRAIIDIADTVSELRPIKHAFDSGIKAQKGIDW; the protein is encoded by the coding sequence GTGAGTGAAGAGCGCTATCAACAGCGGCAGCAACGTCTTAAAGATCACGTTGCGGCCCGTGTTGCGGATGCAACCCAAGCCGGTGGTATCATTATGGTATTTACCGGCAATGGCAAAGGGAAAACGACAGCCGCTTTTGGCACAGCCACTCGAGCTGTTGGCCATGGTATGCGGGTCGGTGCACTTCAGTTTATCAAAGGCGCTTGGGAAAATGGTGAGCGCAACCTGCTGGAATGTAATGGTGTTGAGTTTCATATTATGGCGACGGGTTTTACCTGGGATACACAAGATAAAATAGCAGATACTTTGGCGGCAAAAGAGGTGTGGCAACAGGGCTGCAGAATGTTGTCTGATCCCAGTTACGAGCTTGTGGTGCTGGATGAATTGACTTACATGGTCACTTACGGCTATTTAGCACTGGATGAGGTCATTACTGCACTGACAAATCGGCCTAATAATCAAAGTGTGATCATCACTGGGCGAGCTTGTCATCGTGCTATTATTGATATTGCAGATACCGTCAGTGAGTTAAGGCCAATTAAGCATGCGTTCGATAGTGGAATTAAGGCGCAAAAAGGTATTGATTGGTGA
- a CDS encoding Cof-type HAD-IIB family hydrolase — MIKLIITDLDGTFLDENGDYNRELFQDVKKIMAQKGVHFAICTGKQCERVEELFNDDAGQFWILGDSATRIKYKGEYIYQSLIKNQLGLKIISTLEAINKEPIIIACTSEGAFIKSSVSNDMERKIKKSYAKVTRVDDFSQITYDFVKISVYDEKGRCPDFKPHLHEFFDKAYIVVSEDAWIDIADVGVHKGHTVEILQNLLHVNKDETMVFGDGLNDIELMERSTFSFAMRNAFEETKSAANFITGKNTEDAVMLTIKRILTLQ; from the coding sequence ATGATAAAATTAATAATTACTGATTTGGATGGGACTTTTCTCGATGAGAATGGGGATTATAATCGAGAATTATTTCAGGACGTCAAAAAAATCATGGCCCAAAAAGGAGTCCATTTTGCGATATGCACGGGTAAACAATGCGAGCGTGTAGAAGAACTTTTCAACGATGATGCAGGACAGTTCTGGATTTTGGGTGATAGTGCTACCAGAATAAAATATAAAGGTGAATACATTTATCAGTCACTCATTAAGAATCAACTTGGATTGAAAATAATTTCTACTTTAGAAGCTATAAATAAAGAGCCCATCATCATTGCTTGTACATCAGAAGGGGCATTTATTAAGAGTTCTGTGTCTAACGATATGGAAAGAAAAATTAAAAAATCATATGCTAAAGTAACAAGAGTTGATGATTTTTCTCAAATAACTTATGACTTTGTCAAAATATCTGTTTATGACGAAAAGGGGCGCTGCCCAGACTTTAAACCTCATCTACACGAGTTCTTCGATAAGGCCTATATCGTTGTTTCTGAAGATGCTTGGATTGATATTGCCGATGTCGGCGTCCATAAAGGGCATACAGTTGAAATACTGCAAAATTTATTGCATGTTAATAAAGATGAGACCATGGTATTTGGCGATGGATTGAATGATATTGAATTGATGGAAAGATCTACATTCAGTTTTGCCATGCGTAATGCGTTCGAAGAAACTAAATCTGCTGCAAACTTCATCACAGGTAAAAATACCGAAGATGCCGTTATGTTAACTATCAAAAGAATATTGACACTTCAGTAA
- a CDS encoding fumarate hydratase, with the protein MYKNDFFYQDIFPLSEDETEYYLLTDKYVSTIKIEGEDILKVEPEALTLLSQQAFHDASFFLRPAHQQQVAAILHDPQASENDKYVALQLLRNAEISAKGILPNCQDTGTSTIVAKKGQRVWTDSDDAQALSRGIYNTFRHDNLRHSQNAALDMYTEVNTGTNLPGQIDIFATPGAQYTFLFVNKGGGSANKAALYQETKAVLEPKKLTAFLIEKMKGLGTAACPPYHIAFVVGGTSAELTLKTAKLASTKYYDNLPTEGNEYGQAFRDIALEQELLLASREFGLGAQFGGKYFAHDVRVIRLPRHGGSCPIGMAISCSSDRNIKAKINHEGIWLEKLERHPERYIPKHLRVNNEGTVVNIDLNQSMDEIRQQLSRYPVSTRVSLNGPLIVARDIVHAKLKDRLEQGEELPQYMKDHPVYYAGPAKKPDEFVSGSMGPTTGGRMDPYVDLFQAHGGSLVMLAKGNRSHQVTEACQKHRGFYLGSIGGSAAILAQEYIKSLECIEYPELGMEAVWKMEVRNFPAFILLDDKGNSFFDQIQMKVCAGCPQ; encoded by the coding sequence ATGTATAAAAATGACTTTTTTTATCAAGATATATTTCCTCTTTCTGAGGATGAAACAGAGTATTACTTATTAACAGATAAGTATGTTTCTACTATTAAAATTGAAGGTGAAGACATATTAAAAGTTGAGCCTGAAGCCCTGACATTATTGTCTCAACAAGCTTTTCATGATGCTTCATTTTTTCTGCGCCCTGCTCATCAACAGCAAGTTGCTGCTATTTTGCATGATCCCCAGGCAAGTGAAAATGATAAATATGTGGCGCTACAGTTATTGCGGAATGCGGAAATTTCAGCCAAAGGGATCCTACCTAATTGTCAGGATACCGGCACATCTACTATTGTGGCAAAAAAAGGCCAGCGAGTTTGGACTGATAGTGATGATGCACAAGCTTTATCGCGCGGCATCTATAACACCTTCCGCCACGATAATCTGCGCCATTCGCAAAATGCGGCGCTAGATATGTATACCGAAGTGAATACCGGAACTAATCTCCCCGGTCAAATTGATATTTTTGCTACCCCCGGGGCGCAATATACCTTTCTATTTGTGAATAAAGGCGGTGGTTCTGCAAATAAAGCTGCGTTATATCAGGAAACAAAGGCAGTGCTGGAACCGAAAAAACTCACAGCTTTTTTAATCGAAAAAATGAAAGGGCTAGGGACTGCTGCTTGCCCTCCTTATCATATTGCGTTTGTGGTGGGGGGAACTTCCGCAGAATTAACACTGAAGACTGCAAAGCTGGCTTCAACCAAATATTATGACAATCTGCCAACTGAAGGTAACGAATACGGTCAGGCGTTTCGTGATATAGCACTCGAACAAGAGTTACTGCTGGCATCACGTGAGTTTGGCTTAGGTGCTCAGTTCGGTGGCAAGTATTTTGCTCACGATGTACGCGTTATTCGCTTACCGCGCCACGGTGGTTCTTGCCCGATAGGCATGGCTATTTCATGTTCTTCTGACCGTAATATCAAAGCTAAAATTAACCACGAGGGAATCTGGCTCGAAAAATTGGAGCGCCATCCTGAACGTTATATTCCTAAGCATTTGCGTGTGAATAATGAAGGGACGGTAGTTAATATCGATCTAAATCAGTCGATGGATGAAATCCGTCAACAACTTTCCCGTTATCCGGTATCTACCCGAGTATCACTTAATGGCCCGCTTATTGTGGCGCGCGATATTGTGCATGCCAAATTAAAAGATAGGCTAGAGCAGGGGGAGGAATTACCGCAGTACATGAAAGATCACCCGGTCTATTATGCCGGGCCGGCGAAAAAGCCAGATGAATTTGTTTCAGGTTCGATGGGGCCAACAACCGGTGGGCGTATGGATCCATATGTGGACCTTTTTCAAGCTCATGGTGGCAGCTTGGTTATGTTGGCAAAAGGCAATCGTAGCCATCAAGTTACTGAAGCCTGTCAGAAACACCGCGGATTCTATTTGGGTAGTATTGGTGGTTCTGCGGCAATTTTGGCACAGGAATACATCAAAAGTCTGGAATGTATTGAGTATCCAGAATTAGGAATGGAAGCGGTGTGGAAAATGGAAGTTAGAAACTTCCCGGCTTTTATTCTGTTGGATGACAAAGGTAACTCTTTCTTTGACCAGATTCAGATGAAAGTGTGTGCTGGCTGCCCGCAGTAG